In Marinibacterium anthonyi, the DNA window TGCGGGCGTCGGAGAGGTCGATGAGCCGGGCCTCGATCTCTGCGACCAGATGGCAGGCGACGCCGGGGTCGCGGCGGTCCAGCCCCAGCTTGTGCCATGCCTCGGCGACCTCCCGCGTCACCCTATGTTCTTCGGTTGCAATGATCTGCATGATGCTACTCACCAAGCCACCACTTGGCCGTCCCGATCCTCGAAGCGCAGGCCCTTCCTGCCCATCTGCGCAAGGATCAGGTCGGCCAGTTTGGGGGTGGAGTCTTCGAGCGTGTAATGTGCCTCAGGCCCGCCCAGCCCAGTCTTGATCCAGCCCGGGGCGATCAGCAGCAGGGGGCGGGTACCACCTTCGCGGATCGCATAGCTGCGCATGTATTGGTTCAGGGCGGCCTTCGTTCCGCGATAGACCTCATGGCCGCCGCGCGTGTTCCCGGCAATGCTGCCCTGCCCCGAGGACATGACGGCAATCGTCCCCTCGGGTATCACCAGATCGGCCAGCGCCTCCACCACCCGCATCGGGCCGAGCGCATTGGTGACCATCACGCGGATGAACTCCTCGGTCGAGGTTTCGGCGATGGTCTCGGCCTGATTGGCGTTGGCCGTGCCCGCGTTGACCAGCAGGATGTCGAAGCGCTTGTCCTTCAGATGATCATGGAGGGCCGCGATCTGTGCCGGTTCGGTGATGTCGACCGAGGCGATCTCGACCGCTTCGGGCTGCCGATTTCGCAGCGCGTGCAGAGGCGTTTCGGCTCCGCGGCGGACAGTGCCGGTCACATGCCAGCCGCGCGTCACAAACTCTCCGGAGAGGGCGTATCCGATACCGCGGGAGGCGCCGATGATGAGGATGCGTTGCATGGGATCTCTCCTTTGTTCTGGTCCAAGCAGGTATGGGAGGGAGATGGTGAGCAGCAGGTAATTGCACTATACGCAATCAGATCAACATCTCATTGCATATGGCGCAATGTCGTGAGATGCCTGCCGACATGAGCACGACGGATCTCAACCTCCTGCGCGCACTTGTGGCGCTGCTTGAAACCGGCAGCGTGACGGAAGCCGCCGGGCGCCTTGGGCTCAGCGTGTCGGCGATGAGCCGCAATTTGACCCGCCTGCGCGCCGCCACCGGTGATCCGCTATTCGTGCGCGCCGGTGCGCGGCTGGCCCCCTCGCCACGCGCCATTGCCTTGTCGGCGGAAGTGCCCGACCTGCTGGCAAGGGTCGAGGCGGCGCTGGCCCGGGAGGCGCGTGCGGTCGATCTGGCAACCATCGACCAGACCTTCACGCTGCGCGCCAACGAAGGGTTCATTCACCGCTTTGCCGCCCCCCTGCTTGATCGGATGCTCAGTGAGGCGCCGCAGGCCCGGCTGCACCTGGTGTCGAAGCCGGTCAAGGACGCGACCTCGCTGCGCGACGGGACGGCGGATCTTGAGATAGGGGTGCTGGGGGAGTTTGCGCCGGAAATCCTGACACGACGGCTGTTCAAGGATGACTTCATCGCGGCGGTGCGTCCGGGGCATCCGCTTCTGGAGGGCCCGATTACGGCGGAACGCTTTGCCCAATGCCTGCATGTGGTGGCGTCGCGTCACGGTCGGTCCTCGGGCCCGGTGGACGAGGCGTTGGAGAGCCTTGGCCTCTCGCGGTGTGTGGTAGCGGTTGTGCCGGGGTTCCCCGACGCCATGGAGATCGCACGGCGGACGGTCCTTGTCGCCCAGATCCCGCGTCTGGTGCTTGGCTCTGATCTGGTCGGTCTGGATCTGCCCGTGGCGGTGCCGGGCATCGCCGTGTCCGCCATGTGGCATCCACGGGTGGACGCCGATCCAATACAGAAATGGTTCCGCAAGATCGTATTTGAAACGGTCCATGCTGCCCGGATCAGCGCCTCGTAGACCCGAACCGGCTGGGCGCCTCAGCTCAGCCGCTTCTGAGAACTGCTGGCTCCTGAAACCCCATCTGCTTTCGTCCAGGATCGGCCATTCGCCGCGCCTGGCACGAACGGCAGGTTTGGGCCGGAAACGACAGGGCACTTGGCCAGAGCCGCCAGCCCGGACCGCCGCACCGCCGCATTTCGGCTTCGGGCCCAATCTGTCGAACGCTGCAGCATAAACGGATGGCGGCTCCGGCGAAAATTCGGCGGTGGAAACGCAGGGGGTCGCAGGACCTCAGAGAGTTACCCTCCGGACGTGGTGAGGGTCCAAGGCCTGTCGCGACAATCGAACGACGCCCGCAGAGCGCTTCGCGTGCGTTTGCTTGTGAACAGGTAAGGCTGCTTCGATGCGAAGGGCCCCCGGGCATAGCTCCATGTCAGGGGGATCGGGTCCCGCGCGTGCTCTGGCAGACATCGATGAAGGCGCGAAGCGGTCTGGGGGCGCGGCGACTGGGGTAGTAGAGGCGAGGTCCGGCCCGGACCGGCCAATAGTCCGGCAGAACAGGCACCAGCGTTCCAGCCGCGAAATCGTCCTCAAGCCAGTTACGGAAGGCACCGATGATACCGACCCCGCAACGCGCGAAGCGTAACCCGGTGTCGATCGCGTCGACGCTCAGGATCAGGCGCGAGACTGGCTCGATGGTGACAATCTGCGTGCCCTCCAGCAGGTGCCACGGCAGAAGGGGCCCGTCCGGCAGCCGGTATCGGATCGCGTCGAGACCGACCAGGTCCTGGGGCCGCCCCGGCGTTCCTTGGACGCCCAGATAGGCCGGCGCTGCCGCAAGGGCGACTTGCTGCGTCCTGGGCCCGATCGGGATCGACACCATGTCCCGTGCGAGCACGTCGTCGTAGCGGATTCCCGCGTCGCATCCGGCCTCAACTATATCCACGAGGCCATTCTCGACGATGATTTCCACCTCGACCTCGGGATGGAGGGCGTGGAACGCACCGATGAGCGGTGGCAAAACGTCCGGCATCACGGCCCCCGGCACATTCAGGACGAGCCGCCCGCTGACGCGGTCCGTCGCCTCGGCGAGGTCGGCGCAGGCGTCGTCGAGCCCGCCCAGGAGCGGAGCGATCCGGTCGGCCAGCATCTGCCCGGCCTCCGTGGTGGAAACGCTGCGGGTGGTGCGGCGCAACAGCGGCACGCCGAGCAATTCCTCTACCCGCGCGACCGTCGTGCTGACCTTTGACGGCGCAACGCCAAGGCGCCGGGACGCGGCACGAAACCCGCCGTCGCGTACCACAGCGAGGAAGACAGCTAGGTCGTCATGCCGAATATTGTTCTTCATGGAGAACAGCCTATTCGAGATTCGAGGCGTAGTCACTGCCGTGTCGAACAGTCATTTTCAAACCACAGCGCCCTGTCATCACGGCGTCGCCAACGTGGAAGGAAAACAGGCATGCTCATCGTCACCGGCGCAACCGGCAAACTCGGTCGCAAGATTGTCGACCATCTTCTAACCCTCGTTCCGGCACACCGCATCGGTGTCAGCACCCGCGCGCCCGACGAGGTAGAGGCACTCGCCGAACTCGGCGTCCGGGTGCGGCAGGGCACCTACGATGACGCCGACAGTCTGCGCCACGCCTGGCAAGGCGCCGAGCGGATACTCCTCGTCTCCTCCAACGCTGCGGCGAAAGGGGGTGATCCGCTGGCGCAGCACCGCACTGCGATTGACGTGGCTCAGGAGTTGGGCGTGGCGCGCCTGCTTTACACCAGTCAGATTTCCGCGGCGGCCGAGGCCCTGTTTCCGCCGGGACGAGACCACGCGGCGACCGAAGCGATGCTCGCCGGATCGGGATTGGCGTGGACCGCCTTGCGGCACGGCTTTTACGCGTCGAGCGCAATGGAAATGCACCGGCGCGGATTCGAAGCCGGGAAGCTTGTCGCGCCCGAGGACGGCAAGGTGGCCTGGACCGCGCATGATGACCTTGCCGAAGCCGACGCCCGGCTGCTTGCGGGAGAGGAGGACATCGATGGGCCCACCCCGCCGCTGACCGGGACCGAGACGCTTGACCTCGCCGATCTGGCTCGGCTGGCCTCGGACGTCACCGGCCAAGACATCACGCGGGAGGTCGTGCCTGAAGAAGAGGTAGAGCAAGGCGCACGGGCGAAGGACCTGCCAGAGGGCGCTATCGCTGTGATGCTCGGCTATTACCGCGCCGCCCGAGCCGGCGAGTTCGACCGGGTTGACCCGACCCTGGCCCGGCTTCTTGGGCGGAAACCGGCGACAATGCGAGAGGTGCTCGCGGGCCTCGCACTGTGATGGACGTAAGATCGGGGCGTGGCGGACTCGGCCCGACAGCAACAAGATCGGGTCCCGCGAATGATCGAACCTCACTCCAGTCATATGGGCGACACTGGGCACTCGTAACCCAATGCAGCGCAGGTCTCAGCATCGTTCCAAGTGCGCATCCTTCGGCCTTCGGCCCCGCTACAGGGGGATTTCGCCGGGCTGACCGGCTTTGCCGCTTGGCTTCGAAGCCGCATGCACTATGGTCCGAAGGGTTTTGTGGCAGTGAATCAGGATGGGACAAGTTATTGAAAGGACATTATTTTGACAAGATTGAGCGGATCGCGGCCGGACCGGTTCCAGGCTGCCTTCGCGGGATCGGTTAGGGCGATGTTCTTCCGTGTTTATGCAGATGGCGTGCTGATCGCAAAAGGGGCGGGCGCGCTGGACGAAGCCAAGACCTTTGCCGGCGTGCGCGAGCGAAGCGCCCGGCTGTTCGAGATCCATGGCTATGACGTGGATGACGCCAATTCCGAGGACTCCCCGACCCGGGCCTGGTATTTCGACCGCGAGGTCGACGGCTGGGTCGAGGGCCGGTGGAAACAGGCGAGCGCCAGCTTCAACCAGACCGTGGCCGAACGCCTGGCGGATGGCCATGTGACGATCAGCAACGGGATCTGGCGCGAAACCTTCCCCGAAGATCAGCGTGAGATCTGGATCGACTGGTACGATCGGATGTTCGGACAATACGGCTATGACGGATACCGGGACCTGGCCGCGGCGCTGCGATCGCTCGACCCGGAGACGGAATGATCCCCCCGATCCTTCGCCGCTGAAGAACCCCTGCGCCGCCCGGGCTGACCGGGGAGGGCAGGGGCGGGCAGATGCGGACCGGGGCCGGCAGGTGCGGGCAGGGGCCGGTGCCCCTGCCGGCGGACGGTTCAGAACCGCTTGATGAGGCGCAGCGCGCCGCCGTGGCTTTCGTAGCCGTCCCCGAAGGCGCCGGTATATTCCAGCTTTACGTCGACACCCGCGTCGGCATTCACCAGCGACACGCCGAAGCCGATCCGCCCGATCACGTCGGCGATCGGCAGGTCCGTGGTGAAGACCCCGGCGCCCGACGGCGCGTCGACCAGGCTGGCCGAGGTCGACCATGTGTCCGCCGTCGACAGGCTGACGCCCAGCGTCGAGGACAGGGTGGTGGACCAGCCGTTGTTCAGCACCCGGCTGGTGCCGACTTCGACCGAGGGTGTCAGCACCAGCGCGGTCTGCGTTTCCGAGGAGACATCGAGGTTGTAGATCCCCGCGCCGGTCTCGGTATAGCCGGTCATGTGCGTGTGCACGACGTCCAGGTCCAGGATCGGGGTCAGGTAGCCCATCGCGTTGGTCATCGTGTAGGCGGCCCGGAGCCGCGCGCTGACGCTGGCAAGGTCGGTGTCGCCGGTGGCCGTGCCGCTGAAGGCGGGGACCGATATGTCGCGGGTGGTGTCGAACGCCCCCCAGGATCCTGCCACCGCGCCCGAAAGCGTCAGCGCCCCGAACTGGCGCCCGACCCCCAGCGCGATGAACCCGGTGTCGCCTTCGACGCCCGAGATGCCGGCATCGTCGTCATAGCTGGAATATTCATACCCGCCCGAGACGCCGCCGACCCAGTCGTTGTCGAAGTCGAACCGTGCGCCGCCGCTTAGCCCGTAGACATGGCCGGAATAGCCGGTGTCGCCGGATTGGTCGGTATAGCTGCCGCCGCCGTCCAGCCAGGCGCAGCGCCCCGGGCCCGAGGTGACCGATGCGCCAAGCCCGGTGGGGCAGCGCATCACGCTGTCCAGCCGCCCCTTGGACAGCGATGTCTGGGCCGCGGCCATGGCCTGCGACGCGCCCGGGGACAGCGACGACAGCGCCGCCGCATAGGCCGCGCCGTCGGTGGATTGTTCCGCCAGGTCGTTCAGCCCGCCCAGCAGTCCCGCGTAATCGGTCGATCCGCTGTCAAAGATCGCGTCCAGGTGCCGGCCAAGGCTGAACTCGGTCCGCGAAAGCGTGTCGAAGGCGGTCCCGAAATGGGTGTCGGCAACGCGCACGCTGACGCCGTTGGCGGTCAGCGTGGTGTCGAAATCGACCGCCCTGGTGTCCACCACCTGCAGCCCGCCCGTGAATGCGCCGTCGACCGAGATCAGGCCGACGGTCCTGTTCGCCAGCAGGGAGGAGGTTTGGATCACCAGCGATCCGTCCAGCACCGCGTCACCGGCGACGTGCAGGCTGTCGCTGCCGGTGGGGGTGGCGAAATCGACGCCCGCCGTGATGGTGCCGGCGGCGGTTTGCGTCAGGTCGCCGGTGATCTGCAGGCTGTCGCCCGCACCCGCGTCGCCGATCACCATGCGGCCGTTGTTGACCACGTTGGCCGCATAGGTCGATGCGCCCGACAGCGAATTCCGGCTGTTGTTGGTGACGGTGCCGGCGATCCGGCCGTCAGCGTTTTCCAGGAGGATGTCGCCGATCACCGACCCGCCGTCTTCGATCAGCACGTCGGTGGTGTTGCCGTCCTGCGTGGTGCCGTTGTTGGATGTATAGGTGATCGCCGTGCCCGACGCGGCCGAGACCGTCGCTCCGGCCTTGATAAGGACGTGGTTGTCATGGCCCGACGCCACGACGATGCCCGCGCCGCCGCCCGACCCGCCGGTGACATCGGCCAGCACGTTGACCGTCACGGTGCCCAGCACGTCGCCGGTGTTCCCGCCGCCCATGCTTTGCGCGAAGATGCCGATGGAATCCGCGCCGCTGGCCGAAATCGCGCCCTTGGTGACGACGCTCACGTCGCTTGCGCCATAGGCATCGCCCACCAGCCCCGATGTCGAGCCCGCGAAGACGCCATCGCTGTCGCCGCCGATACCGCCGCCGCCGCCGATGGATTGGGCGACGATGCCGTGGGCCATGTCGCCGGTGGTGGTGATCGTGGCGTCGGAGATCACCCGGACGGTGCCGCCGGTGCCGACCGCGCCCTCGATGAAGGCGGGGGTGGTATCGAAGGGCCCGACGGATATGTCGCCGCCGATGCCGCCGCCGCCGCCGATGGACTGGGCGATGATGGCGTGACCGCCGGTGCCCGTGGTCTTGATCCGGCTGGCGTTCGTCAGATCGACGGTGACCGCGCCGCCATCGCCGCCATTGCCGCCGAAGCCGCCGACCTTGACGCTGGTCACGCCGCTGGCCTCGCCCGAGCTGCCGATGCCGCCGCCACCGCCGATGGACTGGGCCACGATGGCGAAGGCGCGGTTGCCCGACGTGGCGATCGCGGTGCCGAAGGCCAGCGAAACGGTGTTGCCGTCGCCGCCCGATCCGCCCTGGCCGCCGACGATGATGTCGATGGCGTGGCTGTCGTCGTCATCCTGGGCCGAGGCGCTGCCGACCCCGCCATTGCCGCCGCCGCCGCCGACGGACTGGGCCAGCAGGCCATAGGAATCGTCGCCATGGGTGGTGACGTTGATCCAGTTGGTGCCGGTGTCGGCCACGGTGATCGTGCCGCCGTTTCCGGCTGTCCCGCCGGTGCCGCCCACGCCGCTGCCCACCGTCAGGCTGCCGCCGGCCATGTCGGATCCGTCGCCGCCCTGGCCACCGCCGCCGCCGATGGATTGCAGGATCATGCCGTGCGCCATGAAGCCGCTGGTGGTGATGTTGTTGTTGTCGGCATCGTCGAATTTCGCCGTGATCGTGCCGCCGTTGCCGGCCGTGCCGCCGGATCCGCCGACGCCGATGTTCAGCTGCGCCGTCTCGCCGGTGCCCGACGACATCGCCGTGCCCCCGGTTCCGCCGCCGCCGCCGATGGCCTGGATCACCACGCCGTCCGACCAGTCGCCGGTGGTGATGATCGTGCTGTCGAAGGTCAGGTCGACGCCGCCGCTGTCGCCGCCGGTCCCGCCGGTGCCCCCGACGGTCACGTTCATGGTGATGTCGATCGGGTCGTCTTCGTCGTCCTCGTCCGTGGTGGTGGCCGCCGCCAGCACCACATCCGCGCTGCCGTTGTCCGACGTGTCATCGGGATCCGATCCCATGCTGCCGCCCAGGCCGCCGCCGCCGCCGATGGATTGCGCCAGGATGCCATCCGCATCGACGCCCGAGGTGTTGATTTCGCTGCCCTCGATGGTGTCGACGGTGACCAGTTCGCTGGCGCCGCCCTGGCCGCCGGTCATGCCGACCTGCACGGTCACGGTGCCCTTGTATTCCTTGTCGTCATCGCCGCCGTCATCGTCGCCGTCGTCCGCTGTGGCCGCTTCCTCGCCGTCGCCGCTGTCCTTGATGTCGGCGCTCAGCTGGATCTCGCCGCCCTGGACGGTGCCGCCGCCGCCACCGATGGATTGCACCACCGCGCCGCGCGCGCCGGCGCCGGACGTGGTGATCTTGGCGTCGCTGTACAGCGTCAGGTCCGCGGTGCCGCCTGCGGCGCCGGTTTCGCCCTGTGTCTCGATCCCGGTCGACCCGATCCCGAAGCTGAGGTTGACCGTCGCCGCGCCGCGGATCGTGTTGGTGTAGGTCGTGGGCACGCCGCTGTTGCCGCCGCCGCCGCCGATGGACTGGACGACCACGCCGTTGGCATAGGCGCCCGTGGTGGTGATGGCGGACTTGGTGCCGGAAGGGGAGGCGCCGGAGCTGCCGATCGTGGCGCTGGCCGCGTCGCCGGCGCCGCCGTTGCCGCCCGCGGCACCCAGCGATCCGTTGATGGTCAGCCCGTATTGTTCGGTGGAATCGGGGATCGTGGTGGTCGCGGTCGAGGCGTCGCCGCCATTGCCGCCGCCGCCGCCGATGGATTGTACCAGGATCCCGTGCGAACCCGCGCCGTTGGTGGTGATCGACGATGCGTCCGACAGCGTGACCGAGGACGTGCCCCCGTGGCCGCCGTCGCCGGCGCGCCCGCCCATGGCGAACTGGGCGTTCAGGGTGATCGTGTAATCGGGGTCCTCGGGGTCGATGGGCACGCCGGTGGTGATGGCGCTGGATGCCGCCGTTCCGCCGGTGCCGCCACCGCCGCCGATGGATTGCGCGATGATGCCGATGGAATCGTTGGCCGTCAGGCTGTCGTCGCCGGTCGATGTCCGGATGGTGCTGCCGCCGCCGACATCGACCGTGACCGCGCCGCCATTGCCGCCGGCGCCGCCAAAGCCGCCGTTGGTCACGCC includes these proteins:
- the qorB_1 gene encoding Quinone oxidoreductase 2, which codes for MLIVTGATGKLGRKIVDHLLTLVPAHRIGVSTRAPDEVEALAELGVRVRQGTYDDADSLRHAWQGAERILLVSSNAAAKGGDPLAQHRTAIDVAQELGVARLLYTSQISAAAEALFPPGRDHAATEAMLAGSGLAWTALRHGFYASSAMEMHRRGFEAGKLVAPEDGKVAWTAHDDLAEADARLLAGEEDIDGPTPPLTGTETLDLADLARLASDVTGQDITREVVPEEEVEQGARAKDLPEGAIAVMLGYYRAARAGEFDRVDPTLARLLGRKPATMREVLAGLAL
- a CDS encoding hypothetical protein (putative protein with a C-terminal OMP (outer membrane protein) domain); amino-acid sequence: MTPSPLRPARHVHSLALLSAGWLVFTPAMGAATSTCDIDGSLCEFVQGNAPAIFTFDGSSGSQSTAGGSGPDYTFIQDTNLNFDLPTGTAYQGVYIRQTGGDGSYSGPSAGGNGGNITFEGPDSVDVTIPSDLSIGDAAAGILIWTQGGPGTDNNENNGSNGAPGGSGGAITQTPLAYTDVSVTAPTSKTSNTNDFVGIELRSYGGEGGRLNESDDGTERYGGDGGQGGTITWTTSNVTVGSTSSPLVANNVIGIRARSFGGDGPDDYNSHDDEKDGGGGQSAGGTGGSVTIENVGTITVVGNSNNSGATHGIYAKSAGGDGGWAYNVGDTYQHQLQDGGGGANGGTTTVTVSNVMTVTDTDTGVAHGSSSVAALSSGGAGGMGQSGTIGGNGGDGGTVKVDVTGGSAASDTDAIITATGTNVDAILAYSQGGRGGDGLSDANTSTGGNGGNGGSVTVTVNLQDSDQTISAVSSSNGTDSGRGIVAQSLSNLGGTGSTGNSFDGKSGDGGRGGNGGTVTVNLDRGTIITDGTNNSASGLNFAAGIFAQSIGGGGGDGGEFSGFLGGNGGSGGTGGTGDTITITIESEGTIQTSGVNAYGVLAQSIGGGGGAGGAADGLIVALGGSGGSGGDSDTVAVTNAGDIITTGYNATGILAQSIAGGGGAAGVSGATISIGATGGDDTSVAAGAVQIANTGTVSTTGDAASAIVAQSIGGGGGSAAGDVGPDDSSSTGVLAIGSDGGGAGPGGAVDVTDIGTLTTHGTFAFGLQAQSIGGGGGAGGNAFAVGVLNIPAGAVGGQSGGGGNGGTITASNTQAVSVTTNGSNSAAILLQSIGGGGGSGGNAQTDTVLDTFQFGIGGSAGSAGTGGTVNATLTNATVETQQSLSAGIVAQSIGGGGGSGGSGTSQAASFLNIGVTNGGFGGAGGNGGAVTVDVGGGSTIRTSTGDDSLTANDSIGIIAQSIGGGGGTGGTAASSAITTGVPIDPEDPDYTITLNAQFAMGGRAGDGGHGGTSSVTLSDASSITTNGAGSHGILVQSIGGGGGNGGDASTATTTIPDSTEQYGLTINGSLGAAGGNGGAGDAASATIGSSGASPSGTKSAITTTGAYANGVVVQSIGGGGGNSGVPTTYTNTIRGAATVNLSFGIGSTGIETQGETGAAGGTADLTLYSDAKITTSGAGARGAVVQSIGGGGGTVQGGEIQLSADIKDSGDGEEAATADDGDDDGGDDDKEYKGTVTVQVGMTGGQGGASELVTVDTIEGSEINTSGVDADGILAQSIGGGGGLGGSMGSDPDDTSDNGSADVVLAAATTTDEDDEDDPIDITMNVTVGGTGGTGGDSGGVDLTFDSTIITTGDWSDGVVIQAIGGGGGTGGTAMSSGTGETAQLNIGVGGSGGTAGNGGTITAKFDDADNNNITTSGFMAHGMILQSIGGGGGQGGDGSDMAGGSLTVGSGVGGTGGTAGNGGTITVADTGTNWINVTTHGDDSYGLLAQSVGGGGGNGGVGSASAQDDDDSHAIDIIVGGQGGSGGDGNTVSLAFGTAIATSGNRAFAIVAQSIGGGGGIGSSGEASGVTSVKVGGFGGNGGDGGAVTVDLTNASRIKTTGTGGHAIIAQSIGGGGGIGGDISVGPFDTTPAFIEGAVGTGGTVRVISDATITTTGDMAHGIVAQSIGGGGGIGGDSDGVFAGSTSGLVGDAYGASDVSVVTKGAISASGADSIGIFAQSMGGGNTGDVLGTVTVNVLADVTGGSGGGAGIVVASGHDNHVLIKAGATVSAASGTAITYTSNNGTTQDGNTTDVLIEDGGSVIGDILLENADGRIAGTVTNNSRNSLSGASTYAANVVNNGRMVIGDAGAGDSLQITGDLTQTAAGTITAGVDFATPTGSDSLHVAGDAVLDGSLVIQTSSLLANRTVGLISVDGAFTGGLQVVDTRAVDFDTTLTANGVSVRVADTHFGTAFDTLSRTEFSLGRHLDAIFDSGSTDYAGLLGGLNDLAEQSTDGAAYAAALSSLSPGASQAMAAAQTSLSKGRLDSVMRCPTGLGASVTSGPGRCAWLDGGGSYTDQSGDTGYSGHVYGLSGGARFDFDNDWVGGVSGGYEYSSYDDDAGISGVEGDTGFIALGVGRQFGALTLSGAVAGSWGAFDTTRDISVPAFSGTATGDTDLASVSARLRAAYTMTNAMGYLTPILDLDVVHTHMTGYTETGAGIYNLDVSSETQTALVLTPSVEVGTSRVLNNGWSTTLSSTLGVSLSTADTWSTSASLVDAPSGAGVFTTDLPIADVIGRIGFGVSLVNADAGVDVKLEYTGAFGDGYESHGGALRLIKRF
- the csgA gene encoding C signal; the encoded protein is MQRILIIGASRGIGYALSGEFVTRGWHVTGTVRRGAETPLHALRNRQPEAVEIASVDITEPAQIAALHDHLKDKRFDILLVNAGTANANQAETIAETSTEEFIRVMVTNALGPMRVVEALADLVIPEGTIAVMSSGQGSIAGNTRGGHEVYRGTKAALNQYMRSYAIREGGTRPLLLIAPGWIKTGLGGPEAHYTLEDSTPKLADLILAQMGRKGLRFEDRDGQVVAW
- the dmlR_9 gene encoding D-malate degradation protein R, with amino-acid sequence MKNNIRHDDLAVFLAVVRDGGFRAASRRLGVAPSKVSTTVARVEELLGVPLLRRTTRSVSTTEAGQMLADRIAPLLGGLDDACADLAEATDRVSGRLVLNVPGAVMPDVLPPLIGAFHALHPEVEVEIIVENGLVDIVEAGCDAGIRYDDVLARDMVSIPIGPRTQQVALAAAPAYLGVQGTPGRPQDLVGLDAIRYRLPDGPLLPWHLLEGTQIVTIEPVSRLILSVDAIDTGLRFARCGVGIIGAFRNWLEDDFAAGTLVPVLPDYWPVRAGPRLYYPSRRAPRPLRAFIDVCQSTRGTRSP